The following nucleotide sequence is from Alkalihalobacillus sp. LMS39.
AAATGATAAGTGGTGATGGACATTATTTATGTACCGTATCAGCACTGGGTCACCCTAACATTGTAAAGCCAGTGCGAGCGGGGATAAGGAGGGGGAGGTGTAAATCGTCAATTGTTAGTTGCGAACGCATTTGAGAATATTTTAGAACAATATGTACCGAGAGCACATAAAGTTATTCGTGCGGTTTACGATAAGTATGGATATCCAATTAGTCGGCATATTCATTCGAAATGGTCAGCAGATATCGTATATCTTTTAATGAAGCCATTAGAAATATTGTTTCTTATCGTTCTTTACACGGTAGATAGGAATCCAGAAAATAGAATCCATGTGCAGTATAGTGAGTTAAGGAGAAACAATGGGAAATAACCAATTCTTTAGGAAGGGTTGCTTTGTGTGGTAAGGGGGATAAGTAGAATGACGATAAATCCTAAAGCCCATTATTATCTTACTCTATCATACTTTAACGGACATACATTCCGCTATTCAGTCAAAAAACATAAGATTCAAAAAGCTAACGGACATCTGTTCCGGTATTAGCTGAAAATTAAAGAGGTTTATTGTAGTTTTCTATTGATATAACGGAACATATGTCCGATAGGTTTGAAAAAACAGCCTAAAAGACTAAAATAGCGGAACATATGTCCGATACTGTGAGATAAACAATCAGTTATTTTGAATGGTAAGTTGAAGTCCTAATCTTCAAAAAAGTACTTGTAGCTATGCCTAATGTTACCTGAATTTCCTATTCAAAAACTAATATTACGATACAAACTCCTCGATGACGTCAATTTCTGAGTAGCGAATACAAGTATCATTAATGTGTATAAAATCACCATACTTATAGAAATATTTTGACCCGTTGTTAAACGTAACGAGAGAGCTAAAGTCATCCATAAACGCTTCTAAGGTTGGTGACTGCGTAGGTACGATAATTTCTTTTTTGTTTCTTAATGTGATTTTTATTATCATTTTTCGATCACTCCCTTTTTTTTGCACGATTGGATTTTGTTGTTCTGATACCCACTCTCGTACTTCGTCAGGTGTTATACCTAGACTGATAGCTTGCAAGATGAGTTCTTGCCACCCTTCATCCATGTTGCTCTCCTCCTCCAACGCAATGAGCGTGGTAGCTTCGCATGGCTTCTCATTTCTTAGACGTTTCCATGCATTATCTTATGACTATTTAGCCTCCAAGTACATTGTCGCTGTTCACATATTCAATAACTGCTTATGACCCAAAGAGTGGTCAATGTTTAGTCAGGGAATTTGTTTGTATTTATTTTGATTGTCCAGTAATTGGCTTCTAAATGAAAAATTTAACTACACCCCTTCCTAGTTTTGCGATAGGCGCTCGTATCGATGTGTATATTTAAATAAAAGAATATGACGTTCAGTTGTTCTATGATGTAGTACTCCTTAATGATACAAATAACTCCTTAAAAAACTCTTTAAAAATTACTGTTTTTTTAACATAAATAAGGGTTAATCCATTATGTGTGTAAAAATAATGCAAATTACCTATGCAACAATCTTTTACTATAACTGGGGATGCTTAGCTGATAAATTCCCTCAGATTGATTAAATGTACGCAAAGAGGACTCGCTGTTATGCAAGTCCTCGTTTATGTATATTTCTTTACCGTGTTCAAAGTCACCGACTTTAATGCGTCTATCAAAGCTAATAACAGAATGGGAATAGGCTATGTGTTTTATAATGTTGATGACTTAAACAATGGCAAATTCTGCAAATGTTTCCTTCACTAGTGCAAAGATCGCATAGCTACTTTTTATGGCTATCATGTTTTTTTATTGTTTTGTACGTATGAAAATGATAATTTTTTGGAATCATAATAAAAAGCTCCTTTCGTATTATAGCTCTGATTTGGTTTCCAAATTAATCTACGTCCTTACGAAACGGAGCTTTTTAAATGTGAAAGAGTCTTATCGGACATTTTGGATCTCTGTCAAGAAAGTAGACACCTAAATACCGGATTGTTATAGCAGTCTGTTTCTTCACTTTTTAAAAGCTTAGATGATTCCGTGGAAGGGTCAAGCTAAAACCGCTTGACCCTTCCACTCCACCATCTGGGTGGTTGTTAAGTGAAGAAAAACATACTTCTGCCTGTATTCTTTACACTGTGTGATTTTTGTAATATGCTTCTGCGTATTCGACCGGTGTTACGTACCCAATTGAACTATGAATTCTTTTTCGATTATAGAAAAACTCAATGTATCTATAGATGGCTGTTTGTGCTTGTGCTCTCGTTTTGAACCGTTTTCCTTGAATTAATTCTTTCTTCAATAAGCTGAAAAATGACTCTGCACATGCGTTGTCATAACAGTTCCCTGTGCGACTCATACTGACATCCATCTTGTAGTCTTGTAGTCGCTCCTGATAAGTATGAGAAGCATACTGCGTTCCACGGTCTGAGTGATGAAGTAATCCTTCTTTCGGCTTCTTTGCTTCATAAGCATTGTCTAACGCGGTTAGAACAAGCTTTGTTTCCATATGTCTATCCAGGCACCAACCGACAATTTCACGAGAATATAAATCAAGTACTGTTGCCAAATATAACTTCCCTTCTCGACATGGAATATAGGTAATATCTGTGACCCACACTTTATTTGGATCGGACACTGTAAACTGTTGGTTTAACTTATTTGGCGCAATTGGAAAAAGATGATTTGAGTCTGTAGTACTCACCTTATATTTTTTCGATACACAGGAACGAAGTTCAAGTTCTCTCATATAGTTACTGACGGTTCGTTCTGAAATCCTATATCCATCATCTTTTTGCAATTTCTTTGTTATTTTTGTACTCCCATATATTTTGTGATGGTCATAATAATAGAAGAGAATTTTTTCTTGAATTGCTTTTTTTCGCTCTTCTTGCTTACTTGGCTTGTGATTTCTCCATTTCAGATAACCGCTCCGAGAAACTTCGAGTACTCTACACATCTTCTTCACTGAAAACTCGGAACGATGGTTCTCAATGAATCTAAACCTCATGGTTTTGGTCTGCTG
It contains:
- a CDS encoding DUF6688 family protein; amino-acid sequence: MLVANAFENILEQYVPRAHKVIRAVYDKYGYPISRHIHSKWSADIVYLLMKPLEILFLIVLYTVDRNPENRIHVQYSELRRNNGK
- a CDS encoding anti-repressor SinI family protein — encoded protein: MDEGWQELILQAISLGITPDEVREWVSEQQNPIVQKKGSDRKMIIKITLRNKKEIIVPTQSPTLEAFMDDFSSLVTFNNGSKYFYKYGDFIHINDTCIRYSEIDVIEEFVS
- a CDS encoding IS3 family transposase, which translates into the protein MRFRFIENHRSEFSVKKMCRVLEVSRSGYLKWRNHKPSKQEERKKAIQEKILFYYYDHHKIYGSTKITKKLQKDDGYRISERTVSNYMRELELRSCVSKKYKVSTTDSNHLFPIAPNKLNQQFTVSDPNKVWVTDITYIPCREGKLYLATVLDLYSREIVGWCLDRHMETKLVLTALDNAYEAKKPKEGLLHHSDRGTQYASHTYQERLQDYKMDVSMSRTGNCYDNACAESFFSLLKKELIQGKRFKTRAQAQTAIYRYIEFFYNRKRIHSSIGYVTPVEYAEAYYKNHTV